One Segnochrobactrum spirostomi genomic window carries:
- a CDS encoding xanthine dehydrogenase family protein molybdopterin-binding subunit: MIVESAFRVGRQNHVAFEPRAVVARYEDGRFHIETSTQVPWTIRNATARFLGVPASQVRVTVPPVGGAFGLKFDIAVEPFAALLARATGLPVRLENTREEEMLTCLFRENAEISIRSAVTRGGEIVGREAVVLMDCGAHGGEQIFLTTMTAHTLGGNYKLGSVRLVSRAVYTNTAPNGAFRACNGVYNTFALERHTDEIAAALGMDPLAFRRRNVLGDGDLGATGQVFEGNVLGPMLDRMDTLRPRQAAAEVRDGKLIGRATTVGTWFIFVGPSAATLNMNADGTATLVTSGVEIGSGSMVQGLPQIVAATLGIRPEDVVVRAADTDSAGYDVGVGGGRTTVSLGAASLAAATEVRTKLLRVAADMIEASEGDLILREGRVEIGGAPGSGVPIATVAARAQSLHGPVAGTGAFTRGGVPAMPGCAAGHFIDAIDIPVFAVHDCEVAVDPDTGHAEVLNYRVVQDVGRALNPRAIQGQIQGGVVQGLGYALHEEVTIDDNGRVRQSGFETYRLPLALDVLPVEIALHEGAPSIGPLGVKGAGEVPILNVGATIACAVANATGKRVQELPLTPPRVLALLLDRTEDLALPHIAPRWEDNLVAPHGSGAR, from the coding sequence GTGATCGTGGAGAGTGCGTTCCGGGTCGGACGGCAGAACCATGTCGCCTTCGAGCCTCGGGCCGTGGTCGCCCGTTACGAAGACGGCCGCTTTCACATCGAGACCTCGACCCAGGTGCCGTGGACCATCCGCAACGCCACGGCGCGCTTTCTCGGCGTGCCCGCGTCTCAGGTCCGCGTGACGGTGCCGCCGGTCGGCGGGGCCTTCGGCCTCAAGTTCGACATCGCGGTCGAACCCTTCGCCGCGCTCCTCGCCCGCGCCACCGGTCTCCCCGTCCGGCTGGAGAACACGCGGGAAGAGGAGATGCTGACCTGCCTCTTCCGGGAAAATGCCGAAATCAGCATCCGCTCCGCGGTGACGCGGGGCGGCGAGATCGTCGGCCGCGAGGCCGTCGTGCTGATGGATTGCGGGGCCCACGGCGGCGAGCAGATCTTTCTCACCACCATGACGGCGCACACCCTGGGCGGGAACTACAAGCTCGGCAGCGTCCGGCTGGTCTCCCGCGCGGTCTACACCAACACGGCGCCGAACGGCGCCTTCCGCGCCTGCAATGGCGTCTACAACACGTTCGCCCTGGAGCGGCACACGGACGAGATTGCCGCCGCCCTCGGCATGGATCCTCTCGCCTTCCGGCGCCGCAACGTGCTCGGCGACGGGGATCTCGGCGCGACCGGGCAGGTCTTCGAAGGAAATGTGCTCGGGCCGATGCTGGATCGCATGGACACCCTGCGGCCGCGACAGGCCGCAGCAGAGGTGCGCGACGGCAAGCTGATCGGCCGGGCGACCACGGTCGGAACCTGGTTCATCTTCGTCGGCCCTTCGGCCGCGACCCTCAACATGAACGCCGACGGCACCGCGACCCTCGTCACCTCCGGCGTCGAGATCGGCTCGGGCTCGATGGTGCAAGGGTTGCCGCAGATCGTGGCGGCGACGCTCGGCATCCGCCCGGAGGACGTGGTGGTGCGCGCCGCCGATACCGATTCCGCCGGCTACGATGTGGGCGTCGGCGGTGGCCGCACAACCGTCTCGCTCGGGGCGGCGAGCCTTGCGGCGGCGACGGAGGTGCGCACCAAATTGTTGAGGGTCGCGGCCGACATGATCGAAGCCTCGGAGGGCGACCTCATCCTGCGGGAAGGCCGCGTCGAGATCGGCGGCGCGCCGGGCTCGGGCGTTCCCATCGCTACCGTCGCCGCCCGCGCGCAATCTCTCCACGGACCGGTGGCGGGCACCGGCGCCTTCACCCGCGGCGGTGTCCCGGCCATGCCGGGGTGCGCGGCGGGGCATTTCATCGACGCGATCGATATCCCCGTCTTCGCCGTCCATGATTGCGAGGTCGCGGTCGATCCGGACACAGGCCACGCCGAGGTGCTGAACTATCGGGTGGTGCAGGATGTCGGCCGGGCGCTCAACCCCCGCGCGATCCAAGGGCAGATCCAGGGCGGCGTGGTCCAGGGGCTCGGCTACGCCCTCCACGAGGAGGTCACCATCGACGACAATGGCCGGGTCCGTCAGAGCGGCTTCGAGACCTACCGCCTGCCGCTCGCGCTCGACGTCTTGCCGGTGGAGATCGCCCTCCACGAGGGCGCGCCGTCGATCGGGCCGCTCGGGGTGAAGGGCGCGGGGGAAGTGCCGATCCTCAATGTCGGGGCGACCATCGCCTGCGCCGTGGCGAACGCGACGGGCAAGCGGGTGCAGGAGCTGCCGCTGACCCCGCCGCGCGTTCTCGCCCTCCTGCTCGACCGCACGGAAGATCTTGCCCTGCCGCACATCGCACCGCGGTGGGAGGACAACCTGGTCGCGCCCCACGGCTCGGGTGCGCGCTGA
- a CDS encoding aspartate aminotransferase family protein has product MSMINAFGQADFARLPPEEQVLIERRARVLGPAYRLFYERPVHLVRGEGVWLYGPNGERYLDAYNNVASVGHCHPRVVEAIAAQLAVLNTHTRYLHETVLDYAEALTATFPPELSQVMLTCTGSEANDLAVRIARTVTGGTGIIVTELAYHGVTATVAEFSPSLGRAVPLGAHVRTVPAPDSYRRAPAEAAERFGAEVRAAIADLERHGIRPALLIVDTIFSSDGIFAEPRGFLKPAVDAIREVGGLFVADEVQPGFGRTGDALWGFERHGVVPDMVSMGKPMGNGYPVAGLVCRPALLEEFGRRARYFNTFGGSAVAAAAALAVLGVIRDEALVANAATVGTYLRERLRAVGHPAIGDVRGAGLFIGVELVRDRATKEPAPEIATRLVNGLRDRRILISAAGPHANILKIRPPLVFAVEHADLLVGAIEEVLNAG; this is encoded by the coding sequence ATGTCGATGATCAACGCCTTCGGGCAGGCCGATTTCGCCCGTCTTCCGCCCGAGGAACAGGTGCTGATCGAGCGCCGGGCCCGCGTCCTCGGCCCCGCCTACCGCCTCTTCTACGAGCGCCCTGTGCATCTGGTGCGGGGGGAGGGCGTCTGGCTCTACGGGCCGAACGGGGAGCGTTATCTCGACGCCTACAACAACGTTGCGAGCGTCGGCCATTGCCATCCTCGGGTGGTGGAGGCGATCGCCGCGCAGCTCGCGGTTCTCAACACCCACACCCGCTATCTGCACGAGACGGTGCTCGATTATGCCGAGGCCCTGACGGCGACGTTCCCGCCGGAGCTCAGCCAGGTGATGCTGACCTGCACCGGCAGCGAGGCGAACGACCTCGCGGTCCGCATCGCCCGCACGGTCACGGGCGGCACGGGCATCATCGTCACCGAACTCGCCTATCACGGCGTCACCGCCACCGTGGCCGAGTTCTCCCCCTCGCTCGGCCGCGCGGTGCCCCTCGGCGCACATGTCCGCACCGTCCCGGCGCCGGATTCCTACCGCCGCGCGCCTGCGGAGGCGGCCGAGCGCTTCGGCGCCGAAGTTCGCGCCGCGATCGCCGATTTGGAGCGCCACGGCATCCGTCCTGCGCTCCTCATCGTCGATACGATCTTTTCGAGCGACGGCATCTTCGCCGAACCGCGCGGATTCCTGAAACCGGCCGTCGACGCGATCCGAGAGGTCGGCGGCCTCTTCGTCGCCGACGAGGTTCAGCCCGGGTTCGGACGCACCGGCGACGCGCTGTGGGGCTTCGAACGCCACGGCGTGGTGCCGGACATGGTCTCGATGGGGAAGCCGATGGGCAACGGCTATCCGGTCGCGGGTCTCGTCTGCCGGCCGGCTTTGCTCGAAGAGTTCGGTCGCCGCGCGCGTTATTTCAACACCTTCGGCGGCAGCGCGGTCGCCGCCGCCGCGGCGCTCGCCGTACTCGGCGTCATTCGCGACGAGGCCCTCGTCGCGAACGCGGCGACGGTCGGGACCTACCTGCGCGAGCGGCTCCGCGCGGTTGGCCATCCGGCGATCGGCGACGTGCGCGGCGCCGGCCTCTTCATCGGCGTCGAGTTGGTGCGCGACCGCGCCACCAAGGAGCCGGCGCCGGAAATCGCGACCCGCCTCGTCAACGGCCTGCGCGACCGGCGCATCCTGATCAGCGCCGCCGGCCCCCACGCCAACATCCTCAAGATCCGCCCGCCCCTGGTGTTCGCGGTGGAGCACGCCGACCTCCTCGTCGGCGCGATCGAGGAAGTCCTGAACGCAGGCTGA
- a CDS encoding phosphotransferase yields MSILTQRLVPISLEEGRAVLAAVYGITGDLVAMTSERDQTFRVEAADGRRFVFKISNPAERPEIIAYQRAAMRHLADADPDLPVPRPLEPRERDDGIVSFRDGTHRIVSLLSFLDGRPLYAAPASAAQAADIGRALGRLDAGFVGFDPNVPDQDGLLWNHARLPALRPLLDHVDPARRGLAAAVLDRFDAEARPIFEALPRQVIHNDFNPHNLLVDGDTGERVTGVIDFGDMVVGPRVQDLAVALAYQIERGGGLDLADALLAGYAEHIAIGDDEAAILPAMVAARMAMTIVIGEWRAGLYPASRDYILRNHPAAVRGLALLAAHPATRLADLARRARDRASDGD; encoded by the coding sequence ATGAGCATCCTCACCCAGCGCCTCGTTCCGATCTCCCTAGAGGAGGGCCGCGCCGTCCTGGCCGCGGTGTACGGCATTACGGGTGACCTCGTTGCGATGACGAGCGAGCGCGACCAGACCTTCCGGGTCGAGGCGGCAGACGGCCGCCGCTTCGTGTTCAAGATCAGCAATCCTGCCGAACGCCCGGAGATCATTGCCTATCAGCGCGCGGCCATGCGCCATCTCGCGGACGCTGATCCGGACCTGCCGGTGCCCCGACCGCTGGAGCCGCGAGAAAGAGACGACGGGATCGTCTCCTTCCGCGACGGCACCCACCGCATCGTCTCGCTGCTGTCCTTCCTTGACGGTCGCCCGCTCTACGCGGCCCCGGCCAGCGCCGCCCAGGCTGCCGATATCGGCCGCGCGCTCGGCCGGCTCGATGCCGGGTTCGTCGGATTCGATCCGAACGTGCCGGATCAGGACGGCCTCCTGTGGAACCACGCGCGCCTGCCCGCGCTGAGGCCGCTCCTCGACCATGTCGACCCCGCCCGCCGCGGGCTCGCCGCGGCCGTGCTCGACCGCTTCGACGCCGAGGCGCGGCCGATCTTCGAGGCGCTGCCGCGTCAGGTCATCCACAACGACTTCAACCCGCACAACCTGCTCGTCGATGGCGATACCGGCGAGCGGGTCACCGGCGTCATCGATTTCGGCGACATGGTCGTGGGGCCGCGCGTGCAGGATCTCGCGGTCGCGCTCGCCTACCAGATCGAGCGCGGCGGCGGCCTCGACCTCGCCGACGCGCTGCTCGCCGGCTATGCGGAGCACATCGCGATCGGTGACGACGAGGCCGCGATCCTGCCCGCCATGGTCGCCGCCCGCATGGCGATGACGATCGTCATCGGCGAATGGCGCGCCGGGCTCTATCCGGCGTCCCGCGATTACATCCTGCGCAATCATCCCGCGGCCGTGCGCGGGCTCGCTCTGCTCGCCGCCCACCCGGCGACCCGGCTTGCGGACCTCGCGCGCCGGGCGCGCGACCGCGCTTCCGACGGAGACTGA
- a CDS encoding GntR family transcriptional regulator: MRDIFSTIDRPNLAESVRARITAALVAGELKPGDKLRIRPLAEQLGTSVTPVRDALLGLISDGVLESRTPKDVRVPAIRLGDYEEIRIIRLRVEGLAARMAALNATAGDVALLRDLVERNEAARVDGPTSEALRLNQIFHFEIARIAAMPTLADIIRRLWLRMGPIIAAIYVAGGRTMIDHHYPILDAIAAGDGDAAERAIQADIEAAADFVRAAGLLADE, translated from the coding sequence GTGCGCGACATCTTCTCGACGATCGATCGGCCCAATCTGGCGGAGAGCGTGCGGGCCCGTATCACGGCTGCCCTCGTCGCCGGCGAACTGAAGCCCGGCGACAAGCTGCGCATCCGCCCCCTCGCCGAGCAGCTCGGCACCAGCGTCACCCCGGTGCGCGATGCCTTGCTCGGCCTGATCAGTGACGGCGTTCTCGAAAGCCGCACACCGAAGGATGTGAGGGTGCCGGCAATCCGGCTCGGGGACTATGAAGAAATCCGGATCATCCGCCTGCGCGTGGAAGGGCTCGCGGCGCGTATGGCGGCGCTCAACGCCACCGCCGGCGATGTCGCGCTCCTGCGCGATCTCGTCGAACGCAACGAGGCGGCGCGCGTCGACGGTCCCACCTCCGAAGCGCTCCGCCTCAATCAGATCTTCCATTTCGAGATCGCGCGGATTGCCGCGATGCCCACTCTCGCCGACATCATCCGCCGGCTTTGGCTTCGCATGGGCCCGATCATCGCCGCGATCTATGTCGCCGGCGGCCGGACCATGATCGACCACCATTATCCGATCCTGGACGCGATCGCGGCCGGCGACGGGGATGCGGCCGAGCGGGCGATCCAGGCGGACATCGAGGCCGCCGCCGACTTCGTCCGCGCCGCGGGGCTGCTCGCAGACGAATAG
- a CDS encoding YceI family protein, producing MFSLSRLRRPVLLATAALLAAAPFAAASAAEWVVDPAKSTLAFSATQTGNAFEGKFGKWSGTIDFDPANPAAGHAAITIDVASAATGDTQKDEALPQPDWFDASKFPNAVFEVKSFKAKGGDEYDAVGTLTIRDKSRDLVLPVKIDISGDTAHATGSVKLVRTDYGVGQGSWSDGQYVGLDVEVKIDVTATRKN from the coding sequence ATGTTCAGCCTTTCCCGTCTTCGCCGCCCCGTCCTCCTCGCGACCGCCGCCCTCCTCGCCGCGGCGCCGTTCGCCGCCGCCTCGGCGGCGGAATGGGTCGTGGACCCGGCGAAGAGCACGCTCGCCTTCTCCGCCACCCAGACCGGCAACGCCTTCGAAGGCAAGTTCGGCAAGTGGAGCGGCACGATCGATTTCGATCCCGCCAATCCCGCCGCGGGCCACGCCGCGATCACCATCGACGTCGCGAGCGCCGCGACCGGCGATACCCAGAAGGACGAGGCGCTGCCGCAGCCCGACTGGTTCGACGCCTCGAAGTTCCCGAACGCCGTGTTCGAAGTGAAGAGCTTCAAGGCGAAGGGTGGCGATGAATACGACGCCGTCGGCACGCTGACGATCCGCGACAAGTCCCGCGACCTCGTCCTGCCGGTGAAGATCGACATCTCCGGCGACACCGCCCATGCGACCGGCAGCGTCAAGCTCGTGCGCACCGATTACGGCGTCGGCCAGGGCTCCTGGTCGGACGGCCAATATGTCGGCCTCGACGTCGAGGTGAAGATCGACGTGACGGCGACCCGGAAGAACTGA
- a CDS encoding cytochrome b, whose protein sequence is MSHTLALKTRYDAVAVTLHWLTVIAILCLLAMGWTMMSAKPGSPLQFVLFQWHKSVGITVLALTVLRLGWRIAHRPPPLPDTMPALEKLAAHLGHLGLYALLLGMPLTGWALVSTSPFNIPTVLYGVLPFPHLTFPAELGTKASLNATFTSAHVAGVWVMVALVIVHAAAALRHHFVLRDSVLTRMLPRFGQGDV, encoded by the coding sequence ATGTCCCACACCTTGGCTTTGAAGACCCGCTACGACGCCGTGGCCGTCACGCTGCATTGGCTGACGGTGATCGCGATTCTCTGCCTTCTCGCCATGGGCTGGACCATGATGTCGGCGAAGCCCGGCTCGCCTCTCCAGTTCGTGCTGTTCCAGTGGCACAAGTCGGTCGGCATCACCGTGCTCGCGCTCACCGTGCTGCGGCTGGGCTGGCGTATCGCTCATCGGCCGCCGCCGCTGCCCGACACCATGCCGGCGCTCGAGAAGCTCGCGGCCCATCTCGGCCATCTCGGGCTCTACGCTCTGCTCCTCGGCATGCCGCTGACGGGCTGGGCTCTGGTGTCGACCTCGCCGTTCAACATTCCGACGGTGCTGTACGGGGTCCTCCCGTTCCCCCATCTCACTTTCCCCGCGGAGCTCGGCACCAAGGCGTCGCTCAACGCGACCTTCACGAGCGCCCATGTCGCCGGCGTCTGGGTGATGGTCGCCCTCGTGATTGTCCACGCCGCCGCCGCGCTGCGCCACCATTTCGTGCTCCGCGACTCGGTGCTGACCCGCATGCTGCCGCGCTTCGGCCAAGGAGACGTTTGA
- a CDS encoding YceI family protein, producing MKRSALYLAAALALSPVLVATPGLAEGPTTNLADVRSGAFALDPAHAKIIFSTSHFGFSTYYGLFKTFDAKLNFDAKAPAKSTLEVTVQMNSVDTTNPKLDEHLESPDFFDAAKFPTATFKSTKIVVTGAHTGKITGDLTLHGVTKPVTLDATFNGGGENMFKAYVLGFSATTVIKRTEFGIKTYAPAVGDDVKLIISAEFDAVK from the coding sequence ATGAAGCGTTCCGCTCTCTATCTCGCCGCCGCGCTTGCGCTCTCGCCGGTGCTCGTCGCCACCCCCGGCCTCGCCGAAGGCCCGACCACCAACCTCGCCGACGTGAGGAGCGGCGCGTTCGCCCTCGATCCCGCCCACGCCAAGATCATCTTCTCGACGAGCCACTTCGGCTTCTCGACCTATTACGGCCTGTTCAAGACGTTCGACGCGAAGCTGAACTTCGACGCCAAGGCGCCGGCGAAGTCGACACTCGAGGTGACGGTGCAGATGAACAGCGTCGACACCACCAATCCGAAGCTCGACGAGCACCTCGAGTCGCCGGACTTCTTCGATGCGGCGAAGTTCCCGACCGCCACCTTCAAGTCGACCAAGATCGTCGTGACCGGCGCGCACACCGGCAAGATCACCGGTGACCTGACGCTGCACGGCGTGACCAAGCCGGTGACCCTCGACGCCACCTTCAACGGCGGCGGCGAGAACATGTTCAAGGCCTACGTGCTCGGCTTCAGCGCCACCACGGTGATCAAGCGCACCGAGTTCGGCATCAAGACCTACGCCCCGGCCGTCGGCGACGACGTCAAGCTCATCATCAGCGCCGAATTCGACGCGGTGAAGTGA
- a CDS encoding substrate-binding domain-containing protein, translating into MPKRLRPERLAALFGFVIAAAGFATPAAAQTVPDLVSTDTLRVCGSPAAMPFSDRKKEGFENKIADIVGEELGLPVRYYWLSQGPGFVRNTLQAGYCDVIMGYVMGGDPALTTNPYYRSVYVLVVKPDGPLAGVTRLSDPLLKGKHLGVIAATPVVDHLQANGLLDETRSYSLLVDREYQSPAEDMLKDLEAGKIDGALLWGPIGGYFAGQAQPKLKVVPLVNETARPPLEFRISFGIRQGENDWKHRLNAIIVKRQSDFNKILASYGVPLIGFDGKLMAGP; encoded by the coding sequence ATGCCGAAGCGCCTTCGTCCCGAGCGTCTCGCCGCGCTGTTCGGTTTCGTCATCGCCGCCGCCGGGTTTGCCACGCCCGCGGCGGCGCAGACCGTTCCGGACCTCGTCTCCACCGATACCCTGCGCGTGTGCGGCTCGCCCGCCGCCATGCCGTTCTCGGACCGCAAGAAGGAGGGGTTCGAAAACAAAATCGCCGACATCGTCGGGGAGGAGCTTGGCCTGCCCGTGCGCTATTATTGGCTGTCGCAGGGGCCCGGATTCGTCCGCAACACGCTCCAGGCCGGCTATTGCGACGTCATCATGGGCTATGTCATGGGCGGTGATCCGGCCCTCACGACGAACCCCTATTATCGCTCCGTCTACGTGCTCGTGGTGAAGCCCGACGGACCGCTCGCCGGCGTCACCCGGCTGTCCGACCCGCTGCTCAAGGGCAAGCACCTTGGTGTCATCGCGGCGACGCCGGTGGTCGATCACCTCCAGGCGAACGGCCTGCTCGACGAGACGCGCTCCTACTCGCTGCTGGTCGACCGCGAATATCAATCGCCGGCCGAGGACATGCTGAAGGACCTCGAGGCGGGCAAGATCGACGGCGCCCTCCTGTGGGGGCCGATCGGCGGCTATTTCGCGGGCCAAGCCCAGCCGAAGCTCAAGGTCGTTCCGCTCGTCAACGAGACCGCGCGCCCGCCGCTCGAGTTCCGCATCTCGTTCGGCATCCGCCAGGGCGAGAACGATTGGAAGCACCGGCTCAACGCGATCATCGTGAAGCGCCAGAGCGACTTCAACAAGATCCTCGCGAGCTACGGGGTGCCGCTGATCGGATTCGACGGCAAGCTGATGGCGGGCCCCTGA
- a CDS encoding c-type cytochrome, methanol metabolism-related produces MGLFVSNIALADAQKPASEQDGKYFDAEGNPTYNVQPDGTVDWYTYSGFRRYHSDCHVCHGPDGQGSTYAPALANSLKTMDYNTFVSTVVQGRMNVGTGHENVMPAFGTNKNVMCYIDDIYVYLKARADDAVGRGRPAKHADKPAAAREAEASCLGE; encoded by the coding sequence ATGGGGCTGTTCGTTTCCAACATCGCGCTCGCCGATGCCCAGAAGCCGGCCAGCGAGCAGGACGGCAAATATTTCGACGCCGAGGGCAATCCGACCTACAATGTCCAGCCGGACGGCACGGTCGATTGGTATACCTACTCCGGTTTCCGCCGCTATCACTCCGATTGCCACGTCTGCCACGGCCCCGACGGGCAGGGCTCGACTTATGCCCCGGCGCTCGCCAATTCGCTGAAGACGATGGACTACAACACCTTCGTCTCCACGGTTGTGCAGGGCCGCATGAATGTCGGTACTGGTCATGAGAACGTGATGCCGGCGTTCGGCACCAACAAGAACGTGATGTGCTACATCGACGACATCTACGTCTACCTGAAGGCGCGTGCCGACGACGCCGTGGGTCGCGGCCGGCCCGCCAAGCATGCGGACAAGCCCGCAGCCGCGCGGGAAGCGGAGGCTTCCTGCCTCGGGGAGTGA
- the xoxF5 gene encoding lanthanide-dependent methanol dehydrogenase XoxF5 produces MRRAGPLAVLALAAAWVVPAQANDDLQKQIDNPNQWVIQTGDYANTRYSKLDQINTKNVGKLQVSWTFSTGVLRGHEGSPLVVGDIMYVHTPFPNVVYALDLNNEGKIIWRYEPKQDPNVIPVMCCDTVNRGVAYSDGKIFLHQADTTVVALDAKTGKVIWKVQNGDPTKGETNTATVLPVKDKVLVGISGGEFGVRCHVTAYDAATGKQVWRAYSAGPDDEIKVDPDKTMELGKPVGKDSSLKTWKGDQWKIGGGCTWGWYSYDPQLNTVYYGTGNPSTWNPSQRPGDNKWSMTIFARDPDTGMAKWVYQMTPHDQWDYDGVNEMMLVDKKIDGKDRKLLFHPDRNGFAYTLDRESGELLVAEKFDPAVNWATKVDMDKSSPTYGRPEVVAKYSTEANGEDVNTKGVCPAALGTKDQQPSAYSPKTGLFYVPTNHVCMDYEPYRVSYTPGQPYVGATLSMYPPEGSSNMGNFIAWDAVKGKIVWSIPEQFSVWSGALATAGDVVFYGTLEGYLKAIDAHSGKELYRFKTPSGIIGNVMTYTHKGKQYVAVLSGVGGWAGIGLAAGLTDPNAGLGAVGGYAALNDYTALGGQLTVFAVP; encoded by the coding sequence ATGAGAAGAGCCGGACCGCTCGCGGTATTGGCGCTCGCTGCGGCATGGGTCGTCCCTGCCCAGGCGAACGATGATCTCCAAAAGCAGATCGACAACCCCAATCAGTGGGTTATCCAGACGGGTGACTACGCCAACACCCGCTACTCGAAGCTCGATCAGATCAACACCAAGAACGTCGGAAAACTCCAGGTGTCCTGGACTTTCTCCACGGGCGTTCTGCGCGGCCACGAGGGCTCCCCGCTCGTCGTGGGCGACATCATGTACGTCCACACGCCGTTCCCGAACGTCGTGTACGCCCTCGATCTCAACAACGAGGGAAAGATCATCTGGCGCTATGAGCCGAAGCAGGATCCGAACGTCATCCCGGTGATGTGCTGCGACACGGTCAACCGTGGCGTCGCCTATTCCGACGGCAAGATCTTCCTGCACCAGGCCGACACCACCGTCGTGGCACTCGACGCCAAGACCGGCAAGGTGATCTGGAAGGTCCAGAACGGCGATCCGACCAAGGGCGAGACCAACACGGCGACCGTGCTTCCGGTGAAGGACAAGGTCCTCGTCGGCATCTCGGGCGGCGAGTTCGGCGTGCGTTGCCACGTCACCGCCTACGACGCGGCGACCGGCAAGCAGGTTTGGCGCGCCTATTCGGCGGGCCCGGACGACGAGATCAAGGTCGATCCGGACAAGACGATGGAGCTCGGCAAGCCGGTCGGCAAGGATTCTTCGCTGAAGACCTGGAAGGGTGATCAGTGGAAGATCGGTGGCGGCTGCACCTGGGGCTGGTATTCCTACGATCCCCAGCTCAACACGGTCTATTACGGCACCGGCAACCCCTCGACCTGGAACCCGAGCCAGCGCCCGGGCGACAACAAATGGTCGATGACCATCTTCGCCCGCGATCCGGACACCGGCATGGCGAAGTGGGTTTATCAGATGACCCCCCACGACCAGTGGGACTATGACGGCGTCAACGAGATGATGCTCGTCGACAAGAAGATCGACGGCAAGGACCGCAAGCTCCTGTTCCATCCGGACCGCAACGGTTTCGCCTACACCCTCGATCGCGAGTCCGGTGAGCTTCTCGTCGCCGAGAAATTCGACCCGGCCGTGAACTGGGCGACCAAGGTCGACATGGACAAGTCCAGCCCGACCTACGGCCGTCCGGAAGTGGTGGCGAAGTACTCGACCGAAGCGAACGGCGAGGACGTCAACACCAAGGGCGTCTGCCCGGCCGCGCTCGGCACCAAGGATCAGCAGCCCTCGGCCTATTCGCCGAAGACCGGTCTGTTCTACGTGCCGACCAACCACGTCTGCATGGACTATGAGCCGTACCGTGTGAGCTACACGCCGGGTCAGCCCTATGTCGGCGCGACGCTGTCCATGTATCCGCCCGAGGGTTCGAGCAACATGGGCAACTTCATCGCCTGGGATGCGGTGAAGGGTAAGATCGTGTGGTCGATCCCCGAGCAGTTCTCGGTGTGGTCGGGTGCGCTTGCCACCGCCGGCGATGTGGTCTTCTACGGCACGCTCGAGGGCTACCTGAAGGCGATCGACGCCCACTCGGGCAAGGAGCTTTACCGCTTCAAGACGCCGTCGGGCATCATCGGCAACGTGATGACCTACACCCACAAGGGCAAGCAATACGTCGCCGTCCTGTCGGGCGTCGGCGGCTGGGCCGGCATCGGCCTCGCGGCCGGCCTCACCGATCCGAATGCCGGTCTCGGTGCGGTCGGCGGCTACGCGGCCCTCAACGACTACACCGCCCTCGGCGGCCAGCTCACCGTCTTCGCGGTGCCCTGA